The Cellvibrio polysaccharolyticus genomic interval CTTTTCACTACTCAACACTGGCACAAACCCGAAGCGCTCCCGCCAGCGCAAGGCGTAAGCCGGTGCTTTGCGCGCCCGCAGGCGCAACCGCAGCAAAATAAAAGGCAGGGCCAGGTAAAGTATCAGTGAATATAAAGCGCGCATCATTAATCCCTGATTACCACTGCATGGTGGTGCGAATAAAATCGGTCAGCGCCCTGGCATTTTCTTCGTGATGAATCACACGCGGGTGCTTGCCGTAGCCGGTAAACGGGAAGAAAAAGGTATAAATTTGCTGATCGTTGGAGGACTTTTTAAGGCGCGCAACCGCTTCCTCAATGTAACCCGGCCAGGGCGAGCCGTCCGCTGTCGCGTCCATACTGCCCAATGCACAAATCAACGTGGCCTCCGGATAAAGCGTGCGGATGCGGCTGACGAAATCAACATACGCCTGAATACGGGCTTCGGTATCCGGCACCGGCGTCAGGCGTTTCTCCACCAACCAGCTGTCATTTTGAAATAAGTTGATCACCACCACGTCCGGCGTCCACTGGGAGAAATCCCATGTGGAGTCGTTGTTACCCACCGCATTTAACTGGTCATAAAAATCCGGCATGGTGAAATCGAACCAGCTCACCATAATGCCAATGCCACTCTGGGAAATAGCATGGTGCTCGGCAGACAGCGCCCGCGCGGTGATCGCCGCGTAAGAGAGGAAATGGTTTTTATCCGCGAGGTCATCGTCCTTACCCTCCAAAGGCGCTTCGTTGCCCATACCGCTGGTAATGGAATCACCAAAGAATTCAATCTTGCGCACCAACGGACGATCCGGCGCTTCAAGCTGCTGGTCTTCTGCCAATAACAGCCCTTTAAATACCGTACTGCCCTCTTCCCCCTCAGTGCGCTTGAACAAGGTTAACTTGTGCGAACCAGCTGGCAAGCCGGACACCACCGGATAAGTGTGCTCACCGGCTTTGGCCTTGATCACTACCGGGTTTTTCCAATCTTCATTAATAAACACATTGAAGAAGTTTTTACCCAACTGATCATCCAGCACCACCGAAACCTCTGTGCCGGTAAATACGGTAGATACTGACGTGCCGGGCCAGGAAATAACCGGCGCAGCAGGGTCAGCAAAATCCACACGACCGGTGTATTGGTAATGCGGATTATCCGCTCCTACCAGCTTGTCTGCCGCCCACACTGGTGAAGCGAATGCCAGCAGTAACCCCAGCAGGCCGATAGTGTGTTTCATCAATAAGTTCATAAGCTTTGCCTTTATTTGGAAAAACCTGTTTCAAATGGCTGACAGCCAATGAACAGCACAATGCGAGCTTGTCATCAGGTTATTGGTTCCAAAACCGTCGAGTCAGGGACGACTCGACGGAGCTACAGGGATGTATCTATGCGTTTTTGGAACCAATAACCTGATGACAAAC includes:
- a CDS encoding SGNH/GDSL hydrolase family protein, giving the protein MNLLMKHTIGLLGLLLAFASPVWAADKLVGADNPHYQYTGRVDFADPAAPVISWPGTSVSTVFTGTEVSVVLDDQLGKNFFNVFINEDWKNPVVIKAKAGEHTYPVVSGLPAGSHKLTLFKRTEGEEGSTVFKGLLLAEDQQLEAPDRPLVRKIEFFGDSITSGMGNEAPLEGKDDDLADKNHFLSYAAITARALSAEHHAISQSGIGIMVSWFDFTMPDFYDQLNAVGNNDSTWDFSQWTPDVVVINLFQNDSWLVEKRLTPVPDTEARIQAYVDFVSRIRTLYPEATLICALGSMDATADGSPWPGYIEEAVARLKKSSNDQQIYTFFFPFTGYGKHPRVIHHEENARALTDFIRTTMQW